A genomic segment from Campylobacter concisus encodes:
- a CDS encoding DUF2809 domain-containing protein, with the protein MRHSLRARLFFLLVAIVILAIEIFIAVFVKGGFVRHYLGDVLVTVMLYAFGRAVFKIAPKILAFEIFAFSLFIEILQYFKVLEILDIHNLIIRIVFGGTFDVSDIVCYALGCLLAYLIDVICFLQKYKSPKI; encoded by the coding sequence ATGAGACATAGCTTGCGAGCTAGATTGTTCTTTTTGCTCGTAGCAATCGTGATTTTGGCAATCGAAATTTTTATCGCAGTTTTTGTCAAAGGTGGCTTCGTGCGCCATTATTTGGGTGATGTGCTAGTTACGGTGATGCTTTACGCATTTGGACGAGCCGTGTTTAAAATTGCACCAAAAATTTTAGCATTTGAAATATTTGCTTTCTCGCTATTTATAGAAATTCTACAATACTTTAAAGTGCTTGAAATTTTAGATATTCATAATTTAATAATACGCATAGTCTTTGGCGGAACATTTGACGTTAGCGACATCGTATGTTACGCATTGGGCTGCTTACTGGCTTATTTGATTGATGTCATTTGCTTTCTGCAAAAGTATAAAAGTCCAAAGATATAG